CAACATTCTTATCTAGAGAAATGTCATGAAGGTCATCAAGGTGTTGATAAATGTCGTAGGAGAGCCCAGTGGCATATTTGGTGGCATAGTCTTAGTCATGGTATTAAAGGCTTTGTGgataattgtaatatttttactatgCATACGGATATTAAATACAaacctatgtacatgtatgtcagtgGACTACTCTCTGTTTTGTGGGAAATGGTTGAATATGACGTTTTTGTATTTGAACATGAATAATACTTGTTAATTATGGACTATTATTTGAGGTGGATCGAGGCTATTTCAAAAGCTATTCAGACATCTAACGCGATTATTTCAGCTATGAAAAGAACATTTTTGAATTTTGGTATACCAAGAATGGTTTGTTCTGATAATAGACTATGTTTTGACGATGAAGTATTCAGAAATTTTGATGAATCATATGGATTGCAAGTAGTTACCAGTAGCCTTACATATCCCTAATCCAATGGGTTAGCAGACCGTtttgtaaaaactgtaaaaagaCTTTGGACAAATTGTGCAGATAAATATTCAGCTTTGTTAGCTTATAGGACAAATCAATTGTCCTCTGGGTACTCACCTAATGAACCCATTTTCGGTAGACTAAATAGGTTTAGTCTAGGTGTGCTGTATGACAGtggtatacatgtaaattatgaaGAATTTGAAAATAATGATTTACTTAGGAAATCTAAAATTAAGGAAAAATGGGACAAGAAATATCAAATTGGTCAGTTACCAAAACTCTGTCCCAGTAGTCTAGTCTGAGTAAAGACATCGGGAATTCCCGGGAAAAAGAGTTAAGCGATGAGAGGACATAAACCTTCGCACAATGCCTGAAAGGAATACaaccgatttctctcagttcagcatccCTCATCTGAAAagtggtacgaaatattttactttcaaaaccaatagcaaagttggagttgtgatTCTTTCGAACAGAAGGTCAGGtatcagacaacttctcttattatgctaacaaaaatccactttaATACAAGAGCAGCATTGCTCGAGCTGTTTCGTTGAATTAgcttgaaaaaggtttcaatgaGGTCGGCTGAAATTTATAGTAAAAAAGAGTCGAAAATTGATAAGCGAGaaaattttagtgatgaaaaagttaaagtttagtaaaatagttgaaaatacatacatgtacatatcttaaaacttggttttaaatgtgtgtttagtaagctaaattcattgaagttaaattcaaagtttatgttatatgtcagTTTCGAATGTAAGAGCTCGCTACGGTACCTACTGCACATAGTTTATTGtagtattacattttattgcagatcatcaCTATTAGATacactatagttactgtaggtaactatagttattaaggttagcatgctattttgttactaatttttaatatgtaatttTACTAATTGTACTATTTTACTTaatgttactaatttttaataatacttATATAAAATCTTGATGCTTTTTACCagaggatgtttgcattatataattactatgggtttctacatcccctctatacgatatttttgctATACAATGCCAACcgtggaatgaattaaaatcgtaCGGCGAGTGCGCACTGTATTGCATATGATAGTAAAAGTGATGATTTAGAAGGGGAAATTGATAATATCGAGTAAGAATCCAACTCAAGTCAGGATGTTAATAATGATGCTGTCAATATTACTGAAGCTAGACACTTGGAGCCTGTAGAAGAGAATGTAGTTGTAACTAGGTCTGAGAGACGGAATATAGAGAAGACTGAGCTGGATATGTTACATTTTTAAAACGCTAATACTGTTGTAGACAAATCAAAACAAAGAACATCAAAGACAAAGATTGTGGGCAGTGAAGTCGAAagctaaactgaaaaatgaggAGTCCAAGAAAGGACCGGTGTGATTCCAGGAAAAGCCAGTGATCATAAGGCAAATAGCAAGGAtattgagaaaaataaaaaagatggtTTGGGATAATGAAGGTGTTAAATGGTGCATGGTATGTAATGCCAAAAAGATAACATAGCTGTACCCTGCCCTAGAAACTTTTGTAACAAGTGTAAAAGGGTGGTCATTGGGCTAAAAATTGCGACcaagaaataaaatataactgGTGCAAAAATTTTGGACACCATTATTTAGAGAGCCCTAATGGAGGTGATAGATTCTATAGATCCAGtaataaaaatcaaaagaaaTAGGTGAACAAGCCTAGTGGGTCAGTTTTTCGATCTTGCGCTGGTTACGCCGACGTAGTAAGaagcaaaacaaaatttaagAAAATTTCAATCTTGAGTAAAGTTACTGGGTTTTTGGATGAAGTAGAAACTGACAACCTCTTGAATGAAGGTAAATTTGGTgaacaaaggaaaaatatttgatgaagGAGAGAGGAATTACAGCGCAGATTTGAGGAGCAGATGAGAGTTAGAGAAAGTGAAGTTGAGAGAACAGTATGAGAGCTCTGTCACCCTCCGAAGTGTCTTGGCTGAAATAGCCAAAGTGAAAGCCCATTTGCTCGCTAGATCTGCGAAGGATAGGCCCGCAATAGATAGTGTTTTTGACGGCGCCTGTGCTGAAGCAGAAAAAGTTGCTAGACCCAACTCTTGCAATCCAAGCCCGAAGGGCGATTCCGAGGAGGAGACCTTCATTGTGGAGAAGGCCAGGGTGGAAGCTGTTGGTCTTTTGGAAACCCCTTGCAGGAGTCTCTTGAGGCCTCAGAGTTGTCTAAAAGCAGCAAGCCTGTCAGTGTGACAGATGCCTTTGCTGGTCAAGAGGAGGCAAGGAGTCTGAGACCCTTGACCTATCTGCAGAAGAAGAGTTCTTGGGGAAGCAAAAAAGATGATGGGTCAGTTGGTAACATAGAGGAAATTTTGATGGAATTTGAAGATTCGAAATGAGCATATAAAGTAGAAATAAGTAAACCAAGTAGAAGAGAGGTAAATTCTGTAATTTCAATTTGGAATTTTGCGAATTGTAACTTAAATGGTTTGGATTTTGAAATGATAATATCTGAAATAGATTGTGAAATTAAGATTTTCTGAGTTGGCCTTTTTCTAGGAGAAGGGGCATGGTGTGTAATTGTTTTGCGAAGTCTTATGTAGTGTAATGATGTCTATGGCAATAGAGAGACATTACTAGGAGTCAAGACCAATGACAATATTGCGATGGTGTTGAAGCTATCAGATAATGACGGTATAGGATTAACGGTTTTATGGCGGTGTCATGGCTTTTAGGGACTAGTGGCATATAGGCAATGGAAGACCCAACAGACGGCCTTATTCTAGTGTTGACACAGATAGGTGCCTGCACGTTACTTAATAATATTATCACACAAAAACTAGACTTGACAGAGTTGGAATTATATCACTTATGAAACTTTTTAAAGCCATCAAAAATCTGAGAATTTAAGATAAAGCCTAAGCAAATCTTACCATTCAACAGTTTATCTGATGCAAACTACATGATTGAGGAAAGGTGATTTTACGTGTAATAGTATTAATTAAGCGCACATGACATTTTAATGCTCATGATCACATCAGACCGCCAAGGACAGCCGCAGTAGAAGTGTGAGTAATAAACAAGTAGATTAAAAACACGACCATGATTTAGATTCTGATCTCGTCTCGCAGTTGGTACCCCCCTGGCCAGCCAGCCCCTGTCCTAGTCTTCCTGATATGCTCTGACGCTTGCTACAATACCGATATACAGGTAATTGCCTACAATACTTATCATTACATTCATGTTTCAGCTGTGTTCAATGAAGTACATGCGTTGGACAGGAAAACGTATTTACTAATTTACTACTTGtctgtgttttttaaaaataaaatgacacttgaataataaaaaagaaatatgatTGCATGAGCGTCCAAGCTGGTTTTTGTGTTTGAtgtcaataaaaacaataatttgtGTGTTGTTCAACCTACATTGATGCAATATGAAATCTTGAAAAAGCTGTAAGCAGAAGAGCATAACACGGAAAAACTTTTGCAAGATCGCCGGTTGAGACGTTCAAGAGATAGGATGAAACAAAGGAACTAAAACGTTACAGGTAAAGCGAAGAAGCGGATATAACACGCAAGTTGTAAAgcataaatgtaaaaatgttgtatagaaatattagcaaaagcagatagcaTAATGGAGAAACGCCTAAACACTGGAGACatgcaatattacaatgaacatgacaCACCTAATACAGTAGAGGACTGACAATAAAGACCGTCATCATATACTCATCTACAAACAGCTTAGAAACCTCCTGTGCAAGTAGCTCATGAGGAGAGAGACATCCATTGACACATCAAAAAGCCATCGAACGATATCAGACCTGTACCAGACACGACCAAGACAATTGGACTTAGTCATCATTTCCAATCATTATACTCTCATGATGTACTTGAGACAAGTTCACTCAATTGCTAACCCTCAgcaacataaagaacagaacCTGAGCGCCTAAACACCTTCTCAAAGGCTAACAGAAACATCTATAAAAAAGAACAGCTCTAATGACTAATCGGATCGATCTATCTCTCCTTCTCAAGAACCTGTTAAGGTtccctctgcctgctgaggcGTGCTCCTCTGCTTTGGGAGCCTCCCTCTTTCTTCCCCGCCTCTGGagcctccctctctctttccatTACCTATGGAGCCTCCTTCTCCATTATCGGCTGATCTGCTTTCACTTCCCTATCTTAATTACCGAGCCTCTATACATAAGGACTGCCATCACTTTTGTTTGACTATTGAAACTCGCAGCCGTATGGACCGAGCAAGCATATATGGATGACCGTTTGAGTAAGGAGTAActttattggttattttaaccttttgtcattaatattattgtttagaattttgctagtagtgtattttatttgttgaacttatagaataaagaattaacttttactggtaaatatcagtattgcttacaatagcttaacaccttcacttgtagctgaaccagtaataatcaaattagttcccacacaagctaagcaaaagtgcacaagcTGCACATAGTCAGAATAGaatgaaatgacaaagcaaattcaacactgatgttgcgTATGTGTTGTAGTTTTAATTAGACTCGTTATATGCGCACATGCGCAGCGGGGCTTCTTGTTCATGCCTGTATGAAGATAACTTGTAAATATATGTTCTCTTGCAACTAATTCAATGTACCAACTTATTAATGACTTGTTAAGTCATGACACGTATGGATTCGGACTAGTTATGcgtaacataatttctccacaccCACCCATAACAAGACGAAAGCCAAAGAAGAAGTTCATAACAGACAGTGAAAAGCACCATGAAAAAAAGCTATTGTGCAAAATGTGCTAAATAAAGGCAAATACAAAAACACTACACGAACAAAAGGCGAATATTTTAAGATTGGGAGGATGAAAtcaagtttaattttaatttccTAAAAACCGCTGTCGAGCTAATACatatttgtgtaatatatctaATGTAACAAAAATGCGTGAGATGGATACAAAACAAGCAGCGTTTTATTTCCTGTTTTCTTATAGTATAAACCTGAGTAGTATTTTTATTgcgattaaaataaaattatcgtAGTGCAAACATAGaaaatacaatattagaagCCGCGATTCAAATAGTTTGTGAACCTAATGCAGGTTTGGTAAGACCAGTGTATTAACCGTTATCCTTCACTTGTAAATTGCAGTTAGTTTATCAGAGGCGATCTAAAGAAACGCGCAAACGATCCGCGGTATAGCTTTCGGTCTAAATTCCTTTCGGCAATCAAAATATAAACTGCTAACGAAATTAAccaataagtaaataaataaagaatCGCAGGCAAGGTTGGAAAATTTACGATGGTTGCTACGACGCTACATTTCATATTTTGCGGTGTGTAACAGTTATTGTACGTTGAGTGTTACAAGATCAATAGAAACTTTACTTTTTAATGGTTCAAGCAAACAAATATGCATTTAATACGAAGACTTTTTCAATTTATCATCAAAATATCATCTTATTGTCTTAAAGAGTTCAGTAAGAACGTTCCAAAATTTTTACCCGTTTTTGTTTCGGTGCTGAGGGCCAGTTTAGAGCAATCCTATGTGCCTCTCGACTGGAAACTGGCTGATATTGTCCCAATTTTTAAGAGTGGTAGGCGGGACCTACCGCAAAACTACAGGCCAATAAGTTTGACCTCAATAACCTCAAAGATAATTGAGCACATTATCTCTAGTTCTATGTGGCAGCATTTAAGTAGTCTTAACCTTTTAAGTGACAATCAGCACGGCTTTCGCAAACATTTTAGCACTACCACCCAATTATTGGATGTTACACATTTTGCTTCTAAAGCACTGGCAGAACGCCGAGAGTATCACATAGTCTCGTTTGATTTTGCAAAGGCCTTCGACAAGGTGCCCCACCAACTTTTAATACACAAATTGAAGGCTTACAGATTTGATACAGGTACCCTCAAATGGATAGAAGCGTGGCTCAGAAACAGAGCTTCTGTGGTTCAAGTGAATGGTTATACATCACATAATTTTAGTATTAAATCAGGAGTACCTCAGGGCTCAGTGCTGGGACCCCTATTGTTTATTCTTTACATCGATGACTTGCCACTCTGTGTGAAGGACGCTGACTGTCGACTGTATGCCGATGATACTCTGCTGTGCATGGATTTGACAAACACCAGCCAGCTGGCCTTGCAGACTAACGTTACAGCATTACAGCATTGGGCCACACAGTGGGGCATGACATTTAATCCAGAAAAGTGTATCCACATGCAGGTGGGCAGGTCGACAccagattttaaactttttatgaacGGAATTTTTATACCACAGGCGAATGGTCTGAAATATTTGGGGGTTTTCATACAAAGCGACATCAAGTGGCACgagcatattttaaacattactaAGAAAAGTAATAAGGCACTCGGACTTATCCGACGCTGCCTTTTTAATGCAagcatatcaacaaaaattgtcgCCTATAACACAATTGTTCGACCATTGCTCGAATATGCCTGTCAGGTATGGTCACCGCACGCAAAAGGCTTAACTGACAAATTAGAAACAATTCAAAGACGGGGGGTTCGATGGATTTTCAGACTCGGGCCTATGGATAGTGTCACAGAGTGCATGCGTGTAAATAACATCCAAGAACTAAAAGATAGAAGAGAAGATttggatttgaaatttttaaaaagaattgagtTTGGTCTATATGAACTAGacctcaataactatatctcttTTAACCCATCCCACCAAACCCGTCATGGAGTAGTCCACCCACATTTTAGGATAGACCAATATAGGCactctttttataatagaatGGCACCGAATGTTGTGGGTCAGGGCGTTGATGACTCCCTCAGTTTTTAATACGATCTTAGTGTTGCAACAAATTAGGTTTTAGCGTTCTTATCAatcattttatctcaaattttatgttcatataatGCCCTCGGGCGTATTGGACAgattcgaatatatatatatataatttgttacaATTTCTTCAGGTTTTGTCTAATGTGAACTCGACTGTTCGGAGATGTTGGTcgtttgaagtttttttaatataaacacCATTTATTAAACAAGAACTGTACTATTGTTTTTGTGTGCATCTTCAACAAAAGCTAATTATTTTATACTCTGAGCTCTGTAATACTCAACTACAACATTGTGACTTATTCTAACTGCAATCTAACGTGTTACAATGCCGTGTAGCAATTGTTATTCTGTGAGTTTTTGTCCCTTGCTAACAGGTAAACAAATCTGGTGACTTATTTTAATGTAGCGATAGCGCACCTCAACTCGACCTTATGTTTTACAGCAACAAAATGGGTTGccatacatttttattatagcTCAGGTTCAATGAATACTTTCGTAGCGATTATGATAATCACAGGGTCCTTCTTCGAATAGGAGCTATGCACTCTCGCAACAGTCTGTTAATACCTGTAATATTGGCCAAGCATCTCATCTTAGATTATCATACATACTTTAATTAACTAGGTGCAGTGCACGCTAAGTCGCTAACCCTGCTTATCATCACAATCTTTATGTGACTAAGGAACAGGCAATAACAAACCTGTATGCACAATGCATATACcgatatacatataaatgtaagACAAAAGCACACACAACAAACAGTTTGATGTACACCACTCTTGTTTATTGCAATGCATATTTGAGATCACTAATCAAAGTGGCGCATAAACTGTTTATATGGTCATCAATGCTACCTATCCTCTTCAGTGCAATACTTACAAAGGGATGCCTGCGGCAAGGCAAAATTTATTAATTGCATGATTGTGAGATCAGACTTCTACTGAACTTTGTTACAATACCAACCAATCATTTAACTACACTTTTTATCTTGTCTGGTAAGCAAAGATAGTTTTGGTTTAGGAGGATGTAAGTGATATATGTGTATGACAATGGAAATATTTACATGATTGTCAATGACATGAATATCACTAAAACACAATGTAGATATCTGGGAGCAAATGAGTTGACCAGTTTCATTGAAAGGGACTTTGATTAAAATAACTTCTAAATAAAATGTTGCAAGTAATTTGTAGGCAGCTGTTAGCTAAAATGCACCAACTGACTCATCTAGCACATATCACAGTTATTTTAGCTTACTGTTTTTCCTACTACACTTTATACTAACATAGACATGTGAGTTGGCTGTTGAACACTCTCatttatatttagtttgaatcaaTAAGCAATATTTGAGATGTTGTTAATCATTACCAGAAACTCTTTAAAAGAAAACTTCTCCCCCCTACATTTATgtaaacaaattagttgtgatCAAATAACCActtttatttctatatattttaCTTATATCTAGTACTATTGTTGCGCATGCTGTTGTGTCTATTCTCAGCTCTTGATCACATCTTCCCTTCACTTTGATGTGTTGCAATGATATCTAGATGCATATCaatttttaatgcattttttTGTCTTATATTTGTTGCACGATTTTATTTATGCTAGTCAGCATTAAGTAAATTTAGCACATTATATCTTGTGACTGATTGTGTTATTTACTATCTCACAGTATGCATCGACTAAGCTGGTGCAGTATTGTGAAGCAGAAGAAATTGTAGCTTCTGAGTCAAGCCACTATCTTAATTACCCCCAAATTTGAAGACCTTTATAGGGCTTACTTGTTTAATGCTTCAGTAGCTGAAAACCATTTgctaaaatttaaacaaatcttAACACCTAGATTTTCAGATGACATGGCTATACCACAAAGTTCCATCAGCAGAGATGCTAGTCTTTTTATgagaataaaaaaatcagttagACATTAACTAGTATTAAAAGTTATTGAATAATATGAAACCCCTTTtgttattaaataaaacatacCTACATgcgtttattttttactttaaaacATAGTAAACTATAGCACTTCTAGCCCATGGCTTTATTGTAGGTGGAATATTGGCTATCTGCCCATAAAATGATAACGGATAAGCTTGATGAAATTGACGCAAAGATATCAACAACGCTTGAAAATTTGAACTGGGTCAAGGTTGGTTGGTTATTTATATTTCAAAGCTTTCTAGCACTGTTCGGGATGCTGTAAACAGCTCTTTAATGGCCTCTTATCAAGCAGTTTCATACTTAAATGTTCAAGTTAAATGGAGATTTATTGTAAAGAGAAGCTCGCAAGAACTGAGATTATGTTAGCTATGATGAGATCTCATGACCGCTGACATTATGACCACTGATATTATGACATATGACTTTTTTTCTTCTGATATACCATTTTAGCTCGTGGGAGTCGGCAATACTAGTTCAGGGAAAACATGCCTCATCAAATATTTCTGTGAGAACAAGGTTGGTAGAAGCTCAttgaaaataatacaatatatttaaactTACAAACATTTGATATTTGCAGGCCATATCATTTACAGAATATATTCTTGTTATTGCGGTAAAGTTTTTTGCTCGTTATGCTAGATTCAAATATTCCCAAGATTCTCATTTGGATGTCAGTTTCAAGCTAGCAAATGCGCGCCTGATTTTACAGCATATTCAATGTGAAGACAACTATTAATGGTGCTTTTTAGCAGTTTGTTCTATACAAGAAAGTGTAGCATTTATACATAGAGCAGCAATTTGCGCTCACAAAGCCGAGCTTCGTGGTCAAGTCACAGCCGcgattttatatatttatagaagtGTCAAATACTATGCTTTTTGTACAAATGAGATTTGTGAATATAGAGCAGTACATATGCAAAAGTTTCTTGTATATGATTTGTACTGCAGAGTCCTGAAatagtttattttcatcaaaagATAAATAGATATCCATGTTATTTTGCAGTTCTCTCCTGGATATCAGCCAACCGTTGGCGTGGATTATGGCTTTAAGATAGAGACCATAGGTGGTAAAGAAGGTATGTCATAACAGTAAACATCTGTCTGAACTGCATTGCTTGAAACATAACAAAGTATGAATATGTGAAGCTTTCTTAGAGAATCGAGGCTACTATTTTGAATATTACATGTCTGTAGTTAAGATGAGTTACTAGCACTTCAAGTACAGGTAATGTGTCATTCGTAGTGAGAGTTCACCTGTGGGACTTGTCAGGAAGTGATGAGTACTACGAAACAAGAATTGAGCTCTATGCGAAAACAGATGGAATATTCATTACGTATGACGTCACGAGTCAGAGCTCATTCGATGGAATTAACATGTGGTACGAGGAAATCACCCGAGCCTGTGTTCCTAAACCAGTCATCATACTCTGCGCATGCAAGGCATGTGTATCGTACCAACATCTATTGTGTACACAAAAAATTTCTTGgagttttattttacttatttgagTTTTGTACCCCAATTTGTGTGTCTTTTTCTTCTACCAAATTCTACAGTGTCTTGTACAAATTGGTGTGCTATTTCTTACTGGAATCGTGCTATCTCTTACTGGAATACCAACTTGGTCATATCCATGAAATATGCTGAGTGTTTAATCAACCTGATGCTGGATACTGTAAACTAGCAACATTCAATAAAAGTTTATGCGTAGACCAAAATTTGTGACTAAACtctcaaaattattttgaaaatcatTTAATCGAGAGAGAAAATAATTGTCAAGATGGAATGATGGCAACCAGCTCATCAACACTTGTTACTAGTGCAATTAAAGAGTCATTAAAACCCTCCAGCTAAACGCAGACCTCAGGCTACCTCTTTTATGTTATTAAGCATACCTTATCTTGCCACAAAAGTTCTTTTAAAGGAATTCTAAACATTTTTGGGATGAATTTATGTGGGAGAGTATTTTAATTCCATCAGTTCATGTGGTTTCTTAGCTTTAGTTGTAGCATTTATTAGCTAACTATCTTATCAAATACTCCTCCTGCTGCAGGTGGACCAAAAGCAGAAGCGAATCATAACAAAAGAGAGGGGCGAGGAGTGGGCCAAACAGCACAAAATGGGGTGAGTCTTTTTTCGTCAGAAGAGATCCTAGATGCCAGAATTGTTAGTCAAATACCTGTAGCGCTTTTAAACACTATCTATAAGAAAAGAATGTGTCACTTGTGTTGATGAAAGCAGTTCTTGATGCATGTAACATTTGTATGAACAGGTACTTAATGCATGTAACATTTGTATGAGCAGGTACTTGATGCATGTAACATTGGTATGAACAGGTACTTGATGCATGTAAAATTTGTATGAACAGGTACTTGATGCGTGTAACATTTGTATGAACAGGTACTTGATGCGGGTAACATTTGTATGAACAGGTACTTGATGTGTGTAACATTTGTATGAACAGGTACTTGATGCATGTAACATTTGTATGAGCAGGTACTTGATGCGTGTAAAATTTGTATGAGCAGGTACTTGATGTGTGTAACATTTGTATGAGCAGGTACTTAATGTGTGTAACATTTGTATAAACAGGTACTTGATGCATGTAACATTTGTATGAACAGGTACTTGATGCGTGTAACATTTGTATGAACAGGTACTTGATGCGTGTAACATTTGTATGAACAGGTACTTGATGCGTGTAACATTTGTATGAGCAGGTACTTGATGCGTGTATCATTTGTATGAGCAGGTACTTGATGGATGTAACATTTGTATGAGCAGGTACTTGATGCGTGTAACATTTGTATGAGCAGGTACTTGATGAGTGTAACATTTGTATGAGCAGGTACTTTGAATCATCGGCAGCGACAGGAGAGAATGTGTTAGCCATGTACAATGCACTCGTAGCATCCATCATGAACAAACGATGACCCAATCCTCATCTAGTAGAGAACTAATGGTGCCATCATTCGCGCAGAAGACTAGAGGTCAAGGTTGTGTGAAACTAGCAAATAGTGAGGGCAGCATTCAGTCGACCCACTGTATTGAGTCTTCCCACACACATGTATTTGATACAACATAATAAGATGGCAAAGCATTTATGCAAGTTTTGATTTACTCTGGTTAaaagaactttggattatatttacTGTTGGTAGCTAACAGCGACTGGCAGCGCCAGCCTGCTAATTGTTAGCCTCCTTTACGCAGACGTGTATGGAATGAGGCGCATTAGTGCCTAAA
The genomic region above belongs to Watersipora subatra chromosome 1, tzWatSuba1.1, whole genome shotgun sequence and contains:
- the LOC137410562 gene encoding dnaJ homolog subfamily C member 27-like is translated as MITDKLDEIDAKISTTLENLNWVKLVGVGNTSSGKTCLIKYFCENKFSPGYQPTVGVDYGFKIETIGGKEVRVHLWDLSGSDEYYETRIELYAKTDGIFITYDVTSQSSFDGINMWYEEITRACVPKPVIILCACKVDQKQKRIITKERGEEWAKQHKMGYFESSAATGENVLAMYNALVASIMNKR